From the Nonlabens marinus S1-08 genome, one window contains:
- the tamL gene encoding translocation and assembly module lipoprotein TamL: MKTRNFIKHIWIILLAGMVYSCAVKKYVPEDELLLDGYKLEVSLDSAAVVKDMDLLKAELEQTLSPKPNAQFLGMRPGLHYYYKVNQDSAGFISRFLNRKIGEEPVYLSDVEEEATRDLIRNRLENRGFFFSNIFSEVERNEDIKEATVSYRVQLPSPYTLETYQIDRDSIPFYAVLENQIEDSPIQKGSRFDLSAMKLERERIDQRLKEKGYYNFNAGFLIFQADTNQYDNRKFDLFLKLKKDVPSKAVKPYKIDKVNIYPHNVAGMDTIQKDTTRFADKNYIQDKRFFRPDRLDPFVLIEEGDLYSPKTSKATSRRLGSIGAYKFVNIEYSEVDSLQNDTLNFLEANIYLSPLNKRAIRAELQGVTKSNDFAGPALGLTFSNRNLFRGGETLNINAKAAYEVQIASNTQAGLTSTEFGLGADLIFPRVLFPITIDTDYFEYSIPKTIISAEADLLNRSKLYGLLTFSGSFGYVWQANKYVTHEFDPISLNYVNLLYKSDEFQEILDDNPFLNNSFEQQFISGLIYSFTYNGMIRQDKKSLFFVNSTVDIAGNSISLLGQQGDPDPVTGDTKGDFLGLEYAQYAKADVDFRYHYITGKEQRIATRLFAGLGVPYGNSDVMPFSKQYFSGGAYSVRAFRTRSLGPGTYNPPMGDNRSFFDQSGNLRLEANVEYRFPIYSYLKGAVFADAGNVWNTSDDGLPGGKFSGNFINELGIGAGAGIRVDVQGFVIRFDLAAPLHDPSEEEGARWVNDFSNPVFNFAIGYPF, translated from the coding sequence TTGAAAACTAGAAATTTCATAAAGCATATTTGGATCATCCTACTAGCAGGTATGGTGTATTCTTGTGCGGTCAAGAAATATGTCCCAGAGGATGAATTATTGCTGGATGGTTATAAGCTTGAAGTTTCACTAGACTCTGCCGCAGTGGTGAAAGATATGGATTTGTTGAAGGCAGAGCTGGAGCAAACCTTGTCTCCTAAACCTAATGCTCAATTCCTAGGCATGCGACCTGGATTGCATTATTACTATAAGGTCAATCAGGACAGTGCCGGTTTTATCAGTAGGTTCTTGAATCGTAAAATAGGAGAGGAGCCGGTATATTTATCAGATGTAGAAGAGGAAGCAACTCGAGACCTCATCCGCAATCGATTGGAAAATAGAGGTTTCTTCTTCAGCAATATCTTTTCTGAAGTAGAGCGTAATGAGGATATAAAGGAGGCAACAGTTTCCTATAGAGTACAGTTACCTTCTCCATACACTTTAGAAACCTATCAAATTGATAGAGACTCGATCCCGTTTTATGCCGTTCTTGAAAATCAAATTGAAGACTCGCCCATTCAAAAAGGTTCCAGATTTGATTTATCAGCTATGAAACTGGAGCGAGAGCGCATTGACCAGAGACTAAAAGAAAAGGGATATTACAACTTCAATGCTGGCTTTTTAATCTTTCAAGCCGACACCAATCAATATGATAATCGCAAGTTTGACTTGTTCCTAAAGCTCAAAAAGGACGTGCCTAGTAAGGCGGTAAAGCCTTACAAAATCGATAAGGTCAATATTTATCCCCACAACGTTGCGGGAATGGACACTATTCAAAAAGACACCACGAGATTTGCAGACAAAAACTACATTCAGGATAAGCGGTTTTTTAGACCAGACCGTCTAGATCCCTTTGTCCTGATTGAAGAAGGTGATTTGTACAGTCCAAAAACTTCCAAAGCTACCAGCCGCAGGTTAGGTTCTATAGGAGCTTATAAATTTGTAAATATTGAATATTCTGAGGTCGATTCTTTACAAAACGACACGCTCAATTTCCTAGAAGCTAATATTTATCTATCGCCGCTTAATAAGCGGGCGATAAGAGCAGAATTGCAGGGGGTTACTAAATCGAATGATTTTGCAGGACCTGCTCTTGGTTTGACTTTTTCCAATCGCAATCTTTTTAGAGGTGGAGAAACCTTAAATATTAATGCCAAAGCAGCGTATGAAGTTCAAATCGCAAGCAATACTCAGGCAGGGTTGACGAGTACCGAGTTTGGCCTGGGTGCCGATTTGATTTTCCCGCGAGTTCTTTTTCCCATCACTATTGACACAGATTATTTCGAATATTCTATACCTAAAACAATCATCAGTGCTGAGGCTGATTTATTAAACAGGAGCAAGCTGTACGGCCTATTGACCTTCTCAGGAAGCTTCGGTTATGTATGGCAGGCTAATAAATATGTGACCCATGAGTTCGATCCTATTTCCCTTAATTATGTGAACCTGCTATATAAGTCGGATGAATTTCAGGAAATCTTGGATGACAACCCTTTTTTGAATAACAGCTTTGAGCAACAGTTTATTTCTGGATTGATCTATTCATTTACGTATAATGGAATGATACGTCAGGACAAAAAAAGCTTGTTTTTTGTGAATAGTACGGTTGACATTGCTGGAAACTCTATTAGTTTATTAGGTCAACAAGGTGATCCAGACCCTGTTACTGGTGATACAAAAGGTGATTTTTTAGGACTGGAATATGCGCAATATGCAAAGGCAGATGTTGATTTTAGGTATCATTATATCACCGGTAAAGAGCAGCGTATCGCTACGCGACTGTTTGCAGGATTAGGTGTTCCATATGGAAATAGTGATGTGATGCCATTCAGCAAGCAATATTTTTCAGGAGGTGCTTATAGCGTTCGCGCCTTTAGAACACGATCCTTAGGTCCGGGAACTTATAATCCTCCCATGGGTGATAATCGATCGTTTTTTGATCAATCCGGTAACTTGAGACTGGAGGCCAATGTGGAATATCGATTCCCCATATACAGCTACTTAAAAGGGGCTGTGTTTGCTGATGCTGGTAATGTTTGGAATACTAGTGACGATGGACTGCCAGGGGGCAAATTCTCAGGCAACTTCATCAATGAACTTGGAATAGGTGCTGGTGCTGGAATACGTGTTGACGTTCAGGGATTCGTGATACGATTTGATCTCGCGGCGCCCTTGCACGATCCATCAGAAGAAGAAGGTGCGCGCTGGGTCAATGATTTTAGCAATCCAGTGTTCAACTTTGCCATTGGTTATCCGTTTTAA
- a CDS encoding translocation/assembly module TamB domain-containing protein, translated as MSDQENKKTENSPRKYRWLRRLGRIFLGFFIFLVALVLFIRSPWGQGIIVDQVVNYVEGKTGTEVSVEKLFVTFDGDIQLDGLYLADQQGDTLFYSKHLEADVPLWPIIQGNGYSIENANWNGFKARISRKDTISGFNYQFLIDAFAVEDTTTTTEPLQLSIGDLDFKNFDITLKDEVDNLNAVIKFDEFQLSMNELDLEKMIVDIDQISLKNAIVSYDKDTVAAFAKAEKDSDPNTDSTIAEAITDDAGDSPLPLITVGNLKLDQVKLAYESVPDAINLNSFIGFLETSISKADVQNSSYVVDFITLNNSEITLRMRTVGAPEPFVFEWPELDIAVKDIDLNNNDLLYTLDDATVTKGYFNPNALDFDKVHLVAEDFVYQNAEASVDIKELSGSEASGIVVNQLGAQAYMSDTKIMVADLNAQVNNNSLQGKVELGFSSMNQFMVNPENLSVDAQIPSYKIDLSDVFLFAPELRSNKYLATLSQRLLTGSLKASGSTKNLGIPNLVTNWGNETAIIASGSLRNATDVENLYVDFPSIKMRSTRKDLTKFISEKELGIQPPERFSLAGSLQGRLDDIETKATLTTSNGSIELNGGFKNQEVLSFNAIVKAQEVDLGVLLQNPQYGKLNLDIEARGSGNSLNDLDAMVDATINSFTYSGYEIQNLPITGNFKDGNGAVTSTYRDDNIDLDLNSQIVLDSVATQANLQLDIEGVDLRAFGITNQNVKAAGKLTANFKGNLENYEVTTNVADGIAVYDQQSYLLGNVNLRAYVQPDSTAVDVKNKMLDLQLRSNTDPANLASALQRHIDRYLTTSTAMDTIPPVVMKIKGTVSPSPILRDVILPSLEALDTVNISVDFNERDRKLNTDITVPYFRYAGSEIDSLLITSRSDATDLRFSVGFKDLEAGPLGIKRTKLTGVIAQNELNLDFISYDDDEKLMQFGSTLSRKRNQQGTEDLIFKLKLEDLILNKQRWSIPDGNSVVYTDETILFNNFKLSNDAQSIEMRNDITGIEKQHVGLLLENFRLQAFLSFLNPDEKLASGRLNGQFVLEDVFQKMGFSADLRIDDFNVLQVPLGVLSLDANSGNGDLYSMNMTVKGENVDLDLTGDYRVDPVAAELNLGLDLQKLNMSTVTGIASEFLSEGKGNVSGSMKLTGTTLDPVYEGQFNFNNAGFTVNMLNAPFTVKDEILQVDNKGITMNNFEITDADNNSFIVDGTVGTENLLNPTFDLRMTANNFTALNSTAKDNELYYGKATFDARATITGDLNVPVVDLTLDVDDSTNVTYVIPPTELDIVQREGIVQFVNKENPDDILTQTEEESATLTGYDITADLKISSGAKINVIVDPSTGDNLQVAGDGDLKFRMTPNGRMTLAGRYEISDGFYELSLYDIVSRRFELAKGGSVSWSGDPFDANLDVRAIYKVETSASALMASQTSGADVTTKNRFRQELPFLVYLNVDGELMQPVISFRLDMPEDEQGAIGGQVYGRVQQLNNQDQELNKQVFSLLVLNKFFPTSGADGSSGGTAAIARDNINQALSDQLNQFGGQLLGNTGVDLNFGLDSYTDYQGNSPQERTQLDVTASKKLLDDRLIVSVGSEVDLQGSASEEEGPTPVIGNVSIEYLLTESGQWRLKGFRRNQYDNVIDGQLIISGISLIFTKEFNEFKNLFAKTVKEEADKAKKEEEKNARKEEETEVDKNN; from the coding sequence TTGAGTGATCAAGAGAATAAAAAAACCGAAAATTCCCCTAGAAAATACCGCTGGCTGCGCAGGCTGGGGCGTATTTTTTTAGGGTTTTTTATTTTTTTGGTTGCTCTAGTGCTTTTTATTCGCAGTCCGTGGGGTCAAGGAATTATAGTGGATCAAGTGGTTAACTATGTAGAAGGAAAAACAGGAACAGAAGTTTCTGTAGAGAAGCTGTTTGTAACTTTTGATGGAGATATACAACTAGACGGTCTGTATCTGGCAGATCAACAGGGTGATACCTTGTTCTATTCCAAACATCTAGAAGCCGATGTACCGCTCTGGCCTATCATTCAAGGCAATGGTTACTCTATTGAAAATGCCAATTGGAATGGTTTCAAAGCACGCATTTCCCGTAAGGACACTATTTCAGGATTCAATTACCAGTTTTTAATCGACGCTTTTGCGGTGGAGGATACGACTACTACCACAGAGCCCTTGCAGCTGTCCATTGGCGATCTGGACTTTAAAAACTTTGACATCACTCTTAAGGATGAGGTAGATAATCTAAATGCGGTTATCAAATTTGATGAATTTCAGCTTTCCATGAATGAGTTGGATTTAGAGAAGATGATTGTAGATATCGACCAGATTTCACTTAAAAATGCCATTGTGAGTTACGATAAGGATACGGTTGCCGCTTTCGCGAAAGCGGAAAAAGACAGTGATCCCAACACGGATTCCACCATTGCTGAAGCAATCACTGATGACGCTGGCGACTCCCCATTACCCCTAATCACAGTGGGAAATTTAAAATTGGATCAAGTCAAATTAGCTTATGAATCCGTTCCTGACGCAATCAATCTTAATAGTTTTATTGGGTTTTTAGAAACCTCTATTTCTAAGGCTGATGTCCAAAACAGCAGCTATGTAGTAGATTTTATTACGCTAAACAATTCAGAAATCACCTTGAGAATGCGTACGGTGGGCGCTCCTGAGCCTTTCGTTTTTGAATGGCCAGAGTTAGATATTGCGGTAAAAGATATCGATCTCAACAACAACGATTTGCTCTACACTCTAGATGATGCAACGGTAACAAAGGGTTATTTTAACCCTAATGCATTAGATTTTGATAAGGTACACCTGGTCGCTGAGGATTTCGTTTATCAAAATGCTGAAGCATCTGTAGACATTAAGGAACTCTCAGGATCAGAAGCTTCTGGCATTGTAGTGAATCAGCTGGGTGCCCAAGCTTACATGAGTGATACTAAAATTATGGTTGCTGATTTGAATGCTCAAGTCAATAACAACAGCCTTCAGGGAAAGGTTGAATTAGGTTTTTCTAGTATGAATCAATTCATGGTTAATCCAGAGAACCTAAGCGTCGATGCACAGATCCCTAGCTATAAAATTGATTTATCTGACGTTTTCTTATTTGCTCCAGAGTTGCGGTCAAATAAATATCTAGCGACCTTGAGCCAGCGTCTGTTAACGGGAAGTTTGAAAGCCTCAGGTTCTACAAAGAATTTGGGCATACCTAATTTAGTTACAAATTGGGGTAATGAAACAGCCATCATCGCCAGCGGCTCCCTGCGCAATGCTACAGATGTAGAAAATTTATATGTGGATTTTCCATCCATCAAGATGCGCTCGACAAGAAAGGACTTGACTAAGTTCATTAGTGAAAAAGAGTTAGGCATACAGCCGCCAGAACGATTTTCTCTAGCAGGAAGTCTTCAAGGGCGCCTGGATGACATAGAAACGAAAGCCACACTGACCACTTCAAATGGTTCCATAGAACTTAATGGTGGTTTCAAAAATCAAGAGGTACTATCTTTTAATGCGATTGTCAAGGCTCAAGAGGTTGATTTGGGAGTATTGTTGCAAAATCCGCAATACGGCAAATTAAATTTAGATATAGAAGCTAGAGGTTCTGGGAATAGCTTGAATGATCTGGATGCCATGGTTGACGCTACGATCAATAGTTTTACCTATAGCGGCTATGAAATTCAAAACTTACCTATCACGGGTAATTTTAAGGATGGGAATGGAGCGGTTACTTCTACTTATAGAGATGACAATATTGATTTGGATTTGAACAGCCAAATTGTTTTAGACAGTGTGGCTACTCAGGCAAATCTTCAATTGGACATTGAAGGAGTGGATCTGCGTGCTTTTGGGATCACAAATCAAAACGTGAAGGCAGCAGGTAAGCTTACTGCAAACTTTAAAGGCAATCTCGAGAATTATGAAGTAACCACAAACGTTGCTGACGGTATTGCGGTCTATGATCAGCAATCCTATTTGCTAGGTAATGTTAATTTGCGAGCCTACGTCCAGCCAGACAGCACTGCAGTAGATGTCAAAAATAAAATGCTCGACTTGCAATTGCGTTCTAATACAGATCCCGCAAACCTCGCCAGCGCATTGCAAAGGCACATCGACCGGTATTTAACCACCAGTACAGCCATGGATACCATCCCGCCTGTGGTAATGAAAATTAAGGGTACCGTAAGTCCCTCCCCTATATTGAGGGATGTCATATTGCCTAGTTTAGAAGCGCTAGATACCGTTAATATTTCAGTGGACTTCAATGAACGGGATCGCAAATTGAATACAGATATTACTGTTCCTTACTTTAGGTATGCGGGCAGCGAGATCGACAGTTTATTAATTACATCTAGATCTGATGCTACAGACTTGAGGTTTTCCGTAGGGTTTAAAGACTTAGAAGCAGGCCCTTTGGGCATCAAACGTACTAAGCTGACTGGAGTTATTGCACAGAATGAATTGAATCTGGATTTCATTTCTTATGATGACGATGAGAAACTGATGCAGTTTGGAAGTACGCTTTCGCGAAAGCGTAACCAACAAGGAACTGAAGACCTCATATTCAAATTGAAACTAGAAGACCTAATTCTTAACAAGCAACGCTGGAGTATTCCCGATGGAAACAGTGTGGTTTATACAGATGAAACAATACTCTTCAATAATTTTAAATTGTCAAATGATGCTCAAAGCATTGAAATGCGCAACGATATTACAGGCATAGAGAAACAGCATGTGGGATTGCTTTTGGAAAACTTCCGATTGCAGGCTTTTTTAAGCTTTTTAAATCCAGACGAAAAGCTTGCCAGCGGGCGCTTGAATGGACAGTTTGTATTAGAAGATGTGTTTCAAAAAATGGGCTTTTCGGCTGACTTGAGAATTGATGATTTTAATGTACTGCAAGTACCATTAGGAGTGTTGAGCCTCGATGCTAATTCTGGAAATGGCGATCTGTATTCCATGAACATGACCGTAAAAGGAGAAAATGTTGACCTGGATTTGACCGGTGATTATCGAGTAGATCCTGTAGCAGCCGAGCTTAATCTAGGTCTTGATTTGCAAAAACTGAACATGTCTACGGTCACTGGAATTGCCAGTGAATTTTTGTCTGAAGGAAAAGGAAATGTGTCTGGTTCTATGAAACTTACAGGTACTACCCTAGATCCTGTTTATGAGGGTCAATTCAATTTCAATAATGCAGGGTTCACCGTGAATATGCTTAATGCGCCGTTTACCGTGAAAGATGAAATCTTGCAAGTGGATAACAAGGGCATCACCATGAATAACTTTGAAATTACTGATGCGGATAATAACAGTTTTATCGTGGATGGAACGGTTGGAACTGAAAATCTACTAAATCCCACCTTCGATCTACGCATGACGGCTAACAACTTCACTGCGCTTAATTCTACCGCAAAAGACAACGAGTTGTACTACGGGAAAGCCACATTTGACGCTCGAGCTACAATTACTGGAGATTTAAATGTTCCTGTGGTAGATCTAACACTAGATGTGGATGATTCTACTAATGTGACTTATGTAATTCCACCCACTGAGTTGGACATTGTGCAGCGGGAAGGCATCGTGCAGTTTGTGAATAAAGAAAACCCAGATGACATCCTAACTCAAACAGAGGAAGAGAGCGCGACGCTGACCGGCTACGACATCACAGCCGATTTAAAAATATCCAGTGGTGCCAAAATCAATGTTATAGTGGATCCTAGCACAGGTGATAATCTGCAAGTTGCGGGAGATGGAGATTTGAAATTCCGCATGACGCCTAATGGTCGCATGACACTAGCTGGTAGGTATGAAATCAGCGATGGGTTCTACGAATTAAGCTTGTACGACATTGTTTCTAGAAGATTTGAGTTGGCTAAAGGCGGCAGTGTTTCATGGTCAGGCGATCCATTTGATGCAAACCTTGATGTTCGAGCCATTTATAAAGTAGAAACTAGCGCAAGCGCTTTAATGGCCTCACAAACGAGTGGTGCTGATGTGACAACTAAAAACAGATTCCGTCAAGAATTACCTTTTTTAGTTTACTTAAATGTAGATGGGGAATTGATGCAGCCTGTCATTAGTTTCAGATTAGACATGCCGGAAGATGAACAAGGCGCTATAGGCGGCCAAGTTTATGGTCGGGTACAACAATTGAACAATCAGGATCAAGAGTTGAATAAACAAGTATTTTCTCTATTGGTATTGAATAAATTTTTCCCGACCAGCGGTGCTGACGGTAGTTCTGGAGGTACGGCAGCGATCGCAAGAGATAATATCAATCAGGCTTTGAGTGATCAATTAAATCAGTTTGGTGGTCAATTACTGGGTAATACTGGAGTGGATTTAAATTTTGGCCTGGATAGTTATACGGATTATCAAGGGAACAGTCCACAAGAACGCACGCAACTAGATGTCACTGCAAGTAAGAAACTTTTAGACGATCGATTGATTGTAAGTGTGGGTAGCGAGGTGGATCTTCAAGGAAGCGCCTCAGAGGAAGAAGGTCCCACACCAGTTATAGGTAATGTTAGTATTGAATACCTGTTAACCGAAAGCGGTCAATGGCGTTTAAAAGGTTTCCGTAGAAATCAATATGATAATGTCATAGATGGGCAATTGATAATAAGCGGGATCAGCTTGATATTTACTAAGGAGTTCAATGAATTCAAAAATCTATTTGCTAAAACAGTGAAAGAGGAAGCAGACAAAGCCAAAAAAGAAGAGGAAAAGAACGCAAGGAAAGAAGAAGAAACTGAAGTGGATAAAAACAACTAA
- a CDS encoding methylmalonyl-CoA mutase family protein: MQDQTPYTPKNKVRIVTAASLFDGHDAAINIMRRIIQSTGCEVIHLGHDRSVEEVVNTAIQEDASGIAMTSYQGGHTEYFKYMRDLLVEKGAGHIKIFGGGGGVILPSEIQELMDYGITRIYSPDDGREMGLQGMINDLVERCDVEVPAFAKAKLNGELLQNHVPTIARLISLAENRHEDFEKHFAEADKTEKQAPVLGITGTGGAGKSSLVDELIRRFLIDFPEKNIGVISVDPSKRKTGGALLGDRIRMNAINNDRVYMRSLATRQSNLALSKHVQEAVDILKAANYDLIILETSGIGQSDTEILEHSDVSLYVMTPEFGAATQLEKIDMLDFADVVAINKFDKRGSLDALRDVKKQYQRNHNLWEADPNTLPVYGTIASQFNDPGMNALYEALMGEITEKTKVDFSSTNELNTTQSEKIFVIPPARTRYLSEIAESNRAYDNTAAVQSHVAQKLFGIYKTIVTVIDQKENVSSSAVAERSRSTVENSLLTDKGLNEEEILKQVQDDKDFTELLIAQFNKTLKDLDPYNWEIIFTWDEKVNKYKQPIYEFQVRDKVIKIETHTESLSHKMIPKVALPKYSAWGDILKWCLQENVPGEFPYTAGLYPFKRTGEDPTRMFAGEGGPERTNKRFHYVSLGMPAKRLSTAFDSVTLYGNDPGLRPDIYGKIGNAGVSICCLDDAKKLYSGFDLSHAMTSVSMTINGPAPMLLGFFMNAAIDQNCERFITENNLGDKVEEKLKEVYDDNNLERPSYLNADGDKVYSKNGQVDVNKLPEGNDGLGLMLLGLTGDQILEPADYARIKAETLAQVRGTVQADILKEDQAQNTCIFSTEFALRLMGDVQQYFIEEKVRNFYSVSISGYHIAEAGANPITQLAFTLANGFTYVEYYLSRGMDINKFGPNLSFFFSNGIDPEYSVIGRVARKIWAKAMKIKYGANERAQMLKYHIQTSGRSLHAQEIDFNDIRTTLQALYAINDNCNSLHTNAYDEAITTPTEESVRRAMAIQLIINKELGLAKNENPIQGAFIIEELTDLVEAAVLEEFDRITERGGVLGAMETMYQRSKIQEESMHYEMLKHTGEFPIIGVNTFLSSKGSPTVLPAEVIRATEEEKKAQITTKDNLHSAFAKAQQEQLSSIQKAAVHQENIFEHLMEATKVCSLGQITEALFEVGGQYRRNM; this comes from the coding sequence ATGCAAGACCAAACCCCATATACTCCCAAAAATAAAGTAAGAATCGTTACTGCCGCCAGTCTTTTTGACGGTCACGATGCCGCAATCAATATCATGCGTCGCATCATACAGTCTACTGGCTGTGAGGTGATCCATTTGGGTCACGACCGCAGTGTGGAAGAAGTAGTAAATACAGCGATTCAAGAAGACGCTAGTGGTATTGCCATGACTTCCTATCAAGGTGGGCATACGGAGTACTTTAAGTACATGAGAGATCTATTGGTAGAAAAGGGCGCTGGCCACATCAAAATATTTGGTGGCGGTGGTGGTGTGATCCTTCCTTCAGAGATTCAGGAATTGATGGACTATGGAATTACACGCATCTACAGTCCAGACGACGGTCGTGAAATGGGTCTGCAAGGAATGATTAATGATCTAGTGGAGCGTTGTGATGTGGAAGTTCCCGCTTTCGCGAAAGCGAAATTAAACGGAGAATTACTGCAAAACCATGTGCCGACTATCGCACGATTGATATCGCTGGCAGAAAACCGCCACGAAGATTTTGAAAAACACTTTGCAGAAGCTGATAAAACTGAAAAACAAGCACCAGTACTAGGAATTACCGGAACTGGTGGGGCAGGGAAATCATCTTTGGTTGACGAATTGATTCGGAGATTTTTAATCGATTTTCCAGAAAAAAATATAGGGGTAATTTCTGTTGATCCATCTAAGCGAAAAACAGGAGGCGCTTTATTGGGAGATAGAATCCGCATGAATGCCATTAATAACGACCGCGTTTATATGCGATCGCTGGCCACTCGACAGTCCAATCTAGCTTTGTCTAAACACGTGCAAGAAGCAGTAGATATTTTGAAAGCAGCCAACTATGACCTGATTATTCTTGAAACCAGTGGAATAGGGCAAAGCGATACCGAGATTTTAGAGCATAGCGATGTGTCTTTATATGTAATGACACCAGAATTTGGTGCGGCGACTCAGCTTGAAAAAATCGATATGCTTGATTTTGCTGATGTAGTTGCCATCAATAAATTTGACAAGCGTGGTTCACTGGATGCCTTGCGAGATGTCAAAAAACAATACCAACGCAATCATAATCTATGGGAAGCAGATCCTAACACGCTACCTGTTTACGGCACTATTGCGAGCCAATTCAACGATCCAGGAATGAATGCCTTGTATGAAGCTTTAATGGGCGAGATTACAGAAAAGACTAAAGTAGATTTTAGTTCTACCAACGAGCTAAATACCACGCAAAGCGAAAAGATATTTGTGATTCCACCAGCAAGAACTCGCTACTTGAGCGAGATTGCTGAAAGTAATAGAGCCTATGACAATACTGCTGCGGTACAGTCTCATGTAGCTCAGAAACTATTTGGAATTTATAAAACGATCGTAACGGTTATTGATCAAAAAGAGAATGTTAGTTCGAGCGCGGTTGCTGAGCGCAGTCGAAGTACAGTCGAGAACAGTTTATTGACAGATAAAGGATTAAACGAAGAAGAGATCCTGAAACAAGTTCAGGATGACAAAGACTTCACAGAATTGCTCATTGCCCAGTTCAACAAAACACTTAAAGATCTAGACCCTTACAATTGGGAAATTATCTTCACGTGGGATGAGAAAGTAAATAAGTATAAGCAACCTATTTATGAATTTCAAGTACGCGATAAAGTCATAAAAATTGAAACACATACGGAATCACTTTCCCATAAAATGATTCCCAAAGTTGCCTTGCCTAAATACAGTGCTTGGGGCGATATTTTAAAATGGTGTTTGCAAGAAAATGTTCCTGGCGAGTTTCCTTATACGGCAGGATTATATCCTTTCAAGAGAACTGGAGAGGATCCTACCAGAATGTTTGCAGGTGAAGGTGGACCAGAACGTACTAATAAACGTTTTCATTACGTAAGTCTTGGAATGCCAGCTAAGCGTTTGAGTACTGCATTTGACAGTGTAACGCTCTACGGTAATGATCCAGGATTGCGTCCAGATATTTATGGAAAAATCGGTAATGCTGGAGTAAGTATTTGCTGTCTGGATGATGCTAAGAAATTGTATTCTGGTTTTGATTTGTCACATGCCATGACATCGGTTTCCATGACGATCAATGGACCAGCGCCTATGTTGTTAGGTTTTTTCATGAACGCTGCGATTGATCAAAATTGCGAGCGATTCATTACAGAAAATAACCTGGGCGACAAGGTAGAAGAAAAGCTGAAAGAAGTTTATGATGACAACAATCTAGAGCGCCCTTCCTACCTCAATGCAGATGGCGATAAAGTATATTCTAAAAACGGCCAAGTAGACGTCAATAAATTGCCAGAAGGTAATGATGGGCTAGGATTGATGTTGTTAGGTTTAACTGGTGATCAAATACTTGAACCAGCAGACTATGCAAGAATAAAAGCAGAGACGCTAGCACAAGTTAGAGGAACGGTACAAGCGGATATCCTGAAAGAAGATCAGGCTCAAAACACCTGTATTTTCTCAACCGAATTTGCCCTGCGATTGATGGGTGATGTGCAGCAATATTTTATTGAAGAAAAGGTGCGTAACTTCTATAGTGTTTCCATATCTGGTTATCACATTGCTGAGGCAGGAGCAAATCCGATCACGCAACTGGCTTTTACACTAGCAAACGGTTTCACCTATGTAGAATATTATCTGAGTCGTGGGATGGACATTAATAAGTTTGGTCCTAATCTAAGTTTCTTTTTCTCTAATGGTATCGATCCAGAATATTCTGTAATCGGTCGTGTGGCTAGGAAAATCTGGGCAAAAGCGATGAAGATTAAATATGGCGCTAATGAACGGGCGCAAATGTTGAAATACCACATTCAAACCAGCGGTAGATCACTGCACGCTCAAGAAATTGACTTTAACGATATAAGAACGACATTGCAGGCGCTTTATGCCATCAACGACAATTGTAATTCGTTACATACCAACGCTTATGACGAAGCTATCACGACGCCGACTGAGGAATCTGTGAGACGTGCGATGGCAATTCAGCTGATTATCAATAAGGAGTTAGGACTTGCCAAAAATGAGAATCCTATCCAAGGAGCTTTTATTATTGAAGAGTTGACAGATCTTGTGGAAGCTGCAGTTTTAGAAGAATTCGACCGCATTACAGAACGTGGCGGTGTGTTGGGTGCCATGGAAACCATGTACCAGCGCAGTAAGATTCAGGAAGAATCCATGCATTATGAGATGTTGAAACACACAGGAGAGTTCCCAATCATAGGAGTGAATACCTTCTTGAGTTCAAAAGGTAGTCCAACCGTTTTGCCGGCTGAGGTTATTCGTGCGACGGAAGAAGAGAAAAAAGCTCAAATTACCACAAAGGATAATTTACATTCCGCTTTCGCGAAAGCGCAACAAGAACAGCTTTCCTCCATCCAGAAAGCAGCGGTACATCAAGAAAACATTTTTGAACACTTGATGGAAGCCACTAAAGTTTGCTCCCTAGGACAAATTACCGAGGCTCTTTTTGAAGTAGGAGGTCAGTATAGGAGAAATATGTAA